The Hevea brasiliensis isolate MT/VB/25A 57/8 chromosome 9, ASM3005281v1, whole genome shotgun sequence nucleotide sequence GGTTGTTAGTGGTTGGCTCCTCACTTGCTTTTGGCCTTTGTTTATTGAGGGTTTTTTTACCAAAAAAgataatcaaaaataaaattttaccaaaataggtgagtttaaaattaattacaaaaagaGATGAATTGTGCTGAGTTGAATGGACCGAGTATGAGACGCTAACTACAACGTTTTTAAGGTCCGGACCCTATTTATAACAGTGTCGAGATGAAAAGTTTGAAAAGAAAGTTAGATGCCttcctttaaataataaaatattaattaaaaaaaaaatttaaaagttgtactctacttatagtagcgtctaacatttttttttaatttttaattattttattttatattttaaataaaatataaatattattttaataaataaaattataatatttaataatatatattataatatttttattacaaatattatttttttaatttaaaatttaataaaattaaaaattaaaattaaaaaaaaataattaaaagagtttaagaaaaattggacgctactataaatagtatctaatttttctttaaattttcaattattttattttatattttaaataaattaaaaatattattttaataaataaaattataatatttaatattatatatttttaaattttattataaatattattttttaatttaaaattaaattaaattttaataaaataaaaaatcaaaattaaactatAAGTAGTgtccaaattttaaatttttttaattaatttttttattatttaaaggaaaGTTAGAAGCTATTTTGAATAACGTTTGATTTTCTTTTCAAACTTTTCATTCCGACGTTATTATAAATAGCGGACCTTAAAAACGCTATTGTAGTTAGCGTCTGGTACTCAGCCCATCCAACTCAGCACAATTCATCCATTTTTAGTAATTAATTTCAAACTCACctattttgataaaattttatatttgattacCCCTTTTGGGTAAAAAACCCGTTTATTGAAGAAACATCGTGGTTCGCTATTATTGACTCTTTGGTTCATCCCTGTGTGACATCTCCGTTGTTTGCCTTGGCACACTGGCGATAGTGGCGGCAGCTTGAAGTGCCTCATTGTTCTTACTTGTGTTGTGGCTGCCCTAACTAGGGTTTGGGTGTTTGGGCCAGACTTGTCGACTGAGTTGAGAAGCTTTTACTTTAAGCCATGGTTTCATTAGGTTCTAGGCCTCTGGTCTCTGTTAACTCTATAGTCATGGGTTGAGAGAGGATGGATTTAAACTTGAAAAATTTACCTATCCAGGGCCTTAAGAGGATGCAAAGAGAAGGATGGATTTAAGCTTGTTTAATTTCTTTCAGAAGCTACTGTTCTGGTCAGCATGCTGTTCATTTCATCCGTCACTTTCCTTCTTGCACATCTTGTTACTTCACCATACTTAGTTGTATAAATTATTCATTTACTATTACCTTGTACGTATACCTACATCTTAGTTACGATATTACCCCTAAAGGGATCACGTCATTGATTCCTTCAAGTTTTTAACTTTACTTTGACTGGTTCAAAAGAAATCCACATTAGAAAATAGGGTGAAGAGATATTGTCATATCCTTTTTGTGGTCAGGGTGAGATCCAAATAAAAAATCCAAAACACAAGTAGGAAACTTCAATAAAAGAACCTTCGAAAGCAATTATgcagtttgccaaattcttaaaaaaaaaaaagaaagcaattttttttttcatttataagagagattcaaatttaaaattttatttaagttGAGAGCTACaaatagtattaaattaaattttcaattaaaaaaagagAGCAAATAACAGATAAAGAAAGGAGCATGCATGGTGGGTCTTCAGCAACATAATAGAGCAGGGGAAAAAAAATTGTGGGGGTGGGGGGCTTTAAGCACTGTGAGCcactttgaagggcatttcaattccAAAACAGCCATCATCACCTTCTCATCAACCCCTGGCCATATCtagattaattatttaaataatgtgattttaaaaatattttattaaaataatatgaaatttaaactatttatcaaaataatataatataataaaaaccgTTAATTGAAAAAGTAATTTCATATTTGAACACCTGTGTTTTTGTGTTAACACAACAAAGCAATATTACTCACAAAACTGTCAATCAAACTGTCAATTTTATATGTTGTCACATTAAGTGAAACTCTCAATTTTTGGCACTAAAATTGCCATTTTATTTGGCCGTTTTAAAAGCAAATTGAAAAGTTATAACAGTGTATTATAAAAGAAATCACAACAAGAtggataaatttttaataaaatgggCAAATCTTTTTAGCAAGTCAGAATTCTCATTAATTTAAAGTTTTAGCATGAATTCTATGCTAAAACAAAATTgtcatattttatgaaattagagttataatattataaattaatttaaaggacAATTAAAATCAtcgaaaataaataattactctcataataaaaatgtaaataaaaaatagttacaatactcttaatttattttatactgttcattaattttcattttaaggaataatttcaaaataaataattatatgtttatttaTAACAATAAattgatataaaattaataaatataacatagcaagttctataaaaaaaaacaaaaaaaagaaacCTATGCATTAATCAAACTAAATATGTgaaaaactaaagaaattattgtatatgaaAGAAGAGAGAAGGAAATAAGAATCTAGTATGAAAGCAATAGAAAAACTCTAAAAATTTCACAATTTTCTCTCTATACTTCTAAAATCTGCATTCTGAGAAGAGGATAAGGTATTTAAATTTGCATTGAAAGTTCACTGTGTCATTGAGGGAGCAAAATTTTTGCATTTCATGTATTTTAAAGTtctgatatattttaatatatgctTAAGAAAATACCATTTCAACTGGCGTTTTCATAAACAATCTGACGTACTCTAAAAATACTAGTTTGGCTGATGGTTTTGTGTGTATTTGACACATGTTGACATGTTAACACTGACACATGCTATTGCCAGTGAAATTACTTTTTAAATTGGAGGTTTTGTAGTTATTAATTAAacaatgaaattattttttttaattgacattttcatAAGCAAACACTATATTTGTAAATAGTTTCATATTCAAATTATTTTGGTAAAATGTTTTTAACAAtccattatttaaataattaacctGCCATATCAAGACTTCAATTACACTTCCCCGAGGGAATTATGCTAAAAAGTcccttttattttataaaaatgtaGTTTGTTAATAACTAATCATATTTTTTTAATGATTGTTTTAGAAATCTCATCAATAGAATAATAATTCTAGTTCTTCATAgagatttattaaaaaaaatctcattgtattttattattttccatTATGATCGGGACAATAATATGTCTAGATTAAAACTTAAAGAGTATTTTTATGATCATCAATTCAATTATGAGAAACTGAATTCAAATTAACTCTCAAAGCTAAGAAATGTTTTCAAAGCTGAATATGTTATATTAGCACTTTAATTGgtaaaccctaaaaccctatattAGGAAAGCAATTATAAATCCTCATATATACTAGAATTGATTGTCCTAATTAAGATGGCTAATTATTTTTagatactagctagtctttaggCCACTTTTCCTGGTCGAATTATGATATACTACTAGTTTTAGTTTATATAGAATTCTAGCAGCCGTCTCTAAAGTCTAAAGGCCTTTTTCTGCAACAAGACAATGTAATAAGTAGCTGCAAATTTAGGCTTCCACAAGAATAGCCTCGCATTAAAAAATTACAAGCTGCCGCGGTATATGACAAAACACAATTAAAAAATAAGATAGGAAGTGCCAATATATATACAAGAGTGTTTCATGGGCAAGCCAAAACCATGTGATCCTGTTGGTGAGACAAAATTAAGAACCctatttaaagaaaaattttatgtatGTCAAGAAAATTATGCAAGTGTTTAATATGTCAATTTCATCCCTCGTTAAAAACACTAGTTATTTGATAGGGCTAATGCAGTCTTTTCAAATTGGGTCTACTCTTCACCTATAAGAAATGGAAGGAGAGGGTCAAGGGAGGGAGGGGGTGTTCACTGTCCAAATAGTTCCTGTGATATTGGGTGATGGTGATGACATTCAAAGGTCATGACCTCCTTTCTCTCCCCTATTTATTTCAACTTGAATAGCACTCTCCATATTTCCCATCACACAAACACACATAACTAGGAAGTGACCagccatttcatttttttttctttcatctcTTGTTAGGGCCATGGTCATGGCTGAGAGACAGATCTTAGTTATTCCCACGGTCGTCTTCGTGTTGTTGGCTGTGGTGTTCTCTAGTGCTATTTGCCACGCAGTAAACACAGCAGCAAAAGCAGAAGAAGAAGCTGATAGGATAGGTTCACTTCCTGGCCAACCTAAAGTTTCCTTCCAGCAGTTCTCTGGATATGTTACTGTTGAAGAAGTTGCTGGTAGAGCTCTCTTTTACTGGCTCACTGAGGCTGCTGTTGACCCCTTGTCTAAACCTTTGGTTGTATGGCTCAATGGAGGTTTGAGTTAGACACTTAATTTCCTTTCCTTCCCTTTAGTCTCTCTCTATATGTCTATGCATGTTGGTATTTTGTTTTCTTCTTCTTGAAGATGGCTTAGTTCTTGAGAGGAATAAAGTGATGGAAGTTTAGTTGTTGTTACTGTTATATTGCTATTAGTTACATCTTTGGATGGTAACATGCAATTTTTCAATGTTGGAAGTACAAACTTATTAATGCAATGGTTGCTATCTTTGTTTTCTCATTTATGTCCATAACCAGGCAGTAACTTCTTTGCTTGCCGACATAACAAATAATAAACTTCTCTGTATCTTATGGAGGTGTATATAGAAGAAGTTGATGTTAATATCTCTaggcacctctctctctctctctctctctctctctctctctctctctctctctcttcttttttatTAGGGGACCCAAAACAAAACACTAGAGGTCCAAAGACAAGATTGATATGTCTATACGTATGCAGGGGAAGGAAATGTATTCCATCTATTTGCTGGAAGAAGTGCCTTTCTAGTTTCTACCTCCAACCAAGAAAAGGGAAAGACACTGGAGGGAGGTGGTCACTACCTGACTGGCCTACCAATGGCTAAAAGATGAATGACCTAACTACCAATATATTGTGGGATAGAATAGGAAGTAACCCACATTTCTTTCACAACCTGGCTTAGTGGTAGTGGCTACCAATAgagaaataaaattagaaaatctCTTCTTCTCGCAATAATACAAATTTGAATACATGCACAAATCACTGTATCCGCACCCGGTGACCCCCCACACACCCACCGCCggggccccccccccccccccccccccttctctgtgtgtgtgtgtgtgtgtgtgtgtggataGGGCAATCAGAAAGATAAATGCTTGAAAGCAACTAAAGCAGGCCTCATTATTAGGTCAGAACAATTACAGATAATTAGCCATCCTTGTCAGCTTGTGCAGGTGCAGCCATCAATAGTGCAAATTTCTTGCAAAATTCTGTCTTTACTCGCTAAGTATatgataattaccaacttaaattGCCAAATTAGCAAATTAATTTACCCTAGCCATCTCTTGATTCAGACAAATGATAAGTAACACATCTGTCCTtgcaattgtaattttatttattttttgtatcACGCTCAAATGGGTCCAAGAGAATCTTGTAAATTTAGACAAGTCCTTGTTGGGGAGTCGATTTTAAccgtatgattttttttttttgaagcaaACAATTTTTTTACGGGACCCATCTCAGTTTAAtgatcattaattaatttatgttcatATCTCAGGTCCTGGTTGCTCTTCTGTGGCCTATGGGGCGTCAGAGGAAATAGGCCCATTTAGAATAAACAAGACAGCCTCAGGTTTATATCTTAACAAGTTCTCCTGGAATACTGTGGCCAACCTCTTGTTCCTGGAAGCTCCTGCTGGTGTTGGTTTCTCTTACAGCAACCGCTCCTCTGATTTGCTAGATACCGGGGATATTCGCACTGGTATGATCCACAACTAGTGCAAACTTTTCTTTGTTATGTGATTGCTATGATTGTTCTTTTCTAAAAAGAACGATTGCTTGTAGGAGTTAGGTCATAATTTGAATGACCATAGCACCACTACCTTATGATGATGATTCCGTGGTCCTAATCTTCATCATTGGAACCAAAGTAGCAATTGACCAGCTTCGAATAATTAGCAAGTTAATCAGGTTTTATGATTAAGATTTGTCCGATCAATACACGAAACATTATGCACCAATTATAGTTACATGTTCATGAACAAAATGGATTTTTTGGTCCATATTCAGCACATGGGGCCATTGCTAGCCATAAGAAGGTAGTAGTAGCTGCTTGTATGTTATTTAATATGGGCAATCATTTTAATATAATCAACCATGTTTCTTTCTCTGTAATTGGATTCTGATGTAGAATCTTTAGTGTAAACATTTGATTATGAATCTAAAAAGGCAGTATTATTCAAGCCACATTTTTTTTCAAGCTCATCTGAaaggaagttttttttttttttttttttctgttccaATGTAGCATTTGTAGTCTAAATAAATGTTTTGGCTAATTAATTGATTCAGCAAAGGACTCCCTGGAATTCCTGGTTCGATGGATGAATCGATTCCCACGATACAAACACCATCAAGTGTATCTTACTGGAGAGAGTTATGCAGGGCATTATGTTCCTCAGCTGGCTAGAGAAATCATGATGTACAATAAAAAGTCTAAGCATCCAATAAATCTCAAAGGAATTATGGTAATTACATTTCCAATTGCCATTTTCCTTTTTATGGCCTATTTTTGTATTGCATTGCTGAAATGAAATGGGTTATCTAGGTGGGGAATGCAGTAACAGACAACTACTACGACAACCTTGGAACAGTGACTTACTGGTGGAGTCATGCAATGATCTCTGATAAGACATATCAGCAACTCATTAACACATGCGATTTTCGCAGGCAAAAAGAATCAGATGAATGTGAATCATTATATAGTTATGCTATGGATCAAGAATTTGGCAACATTGACCAGTACAACATTTATGCACCCCCTTGTAACAAGTCTGATGGTAGCACTTTTACTCCACAAAGTATTCGATTGCCGCACCGTCCTCATAAGGTATGTATGATTCGAGTTGCTAACCACAGAAGCAACAATTTTTTGCCAAATTATGATACGCTACTTGTTTTAACTTGCCTGCTGTTTTCAGATTCTCAGGCAGTTATCTGGCTATGATCCTTGCACTGAAAAATACGCTGAGATTTATTACAATAGGCCTGATGTTCAAAAAGCACTCCATGCCAATCTAACCAAAATTCCTTACAAGTGGACTGCTTGCAGGTTATGTTTCTGCATCTATAATAGACTACAAAATTGATGTGCAACAAAAACTAAAGCAACTAAATATATGTTTTTGTTGATGCAGTGAGCTTCTGAATCGAAACTGGAATGATACAGAAGTTTCCATTCTCCCAATTTACAAACAAATGATTGCTGGTGGCCTGAGGGTTTGGGTATTCAGGTTGAAATTTGTATTCTTACTGTAAAAATCCTGCGTTATTAATTTGTCATAATGTTTAATGTGTactaatcttcttcttcttcttcttcttcttattgagCGATCTGAAGTGGGGACATAGACTCAGTTGTGCCAGTTACTGCAACAAGATACGCCCTTGCACGGCTTAAATTAGCAACAAAAATTCCATGGTATCCATGGTATGTTAAGAAGCAGGTCAGTAATTTAACCCCTTTGCTTATTTTTTATCAAACAAGCATTATTGATAGTTATACTTGTTTCTTAGGCATTGTTTAACTTAAACAAGAGTAGATAATATTTCAATTTAAAGGCTAATTATCAGTGGGAAAGTCTACCAGAAGGTGCAGAACtgatgttaaaaaaataataataataatttagggCTTAAACTGGATAGTCAATGCAATCCTCCCCCAACAAACTTTGTCTTTGTCAGACTTGTCAATGTTGATATtttgatttctttctttcttgtggaCACAAACTTCTTGATATAGCTATCAGTACCTAATATTAGATTCTAATTAGGTTTCTTTATTGATAGATGTTTTAGATTAAAATGAAATATTACAAGAAAGGGAAATATTTTTCTGAGATTGTAGTAAGAAATAATAAATGGGATATGGAATTGTGAAGGTGGGAGGTTGGACAGAGGTATATGCAGGGCTAACATTTGCAACAGTGAGAGGAGCTGGTCATGAAGTGCCTCTTTTCAAGCCCAGAGCTGCCCTGCAGCTATTCAAATCATTCTTGAAAGGAGAGCCCCTTCCCAAATCttgaaagaaaagagaagaaaaactcCCCAAATTTATTTAACAAGTTTCTTCTGTTCTGTTAATTTTTATTGCTGTTATAGACAAAAGGGCTGTCTCATTCTTAACCATTGAAAGAAATTAGTAGGAAGAAATTAAGAGATTGTAATTATGCGTTATTCTAAATATTGATTTCAGTGATTGGGTGGGAATAATTAAAAGGCAAATTGTAAGCACTTTGTtcatggctttttttttttttttttttccctagaAACAAAGACTGGTCAGAATTGTCTTGATTAGTCTATTT carries:
- the LOC110659340 gene encoding serine carboxypeptidase-like 25 isoform X2; translation: MVMAERQILVIPTVVFVLLAVVFSSAICHAVNTAAKAEEEADRIGSLPGQPKVSFQQFSGYVTVEEVAGRALFYWLTEAAVDPLSKPLVVWLNGGPGCSSVAYGASEEIGPFRINKTASGLYLNKFSWNTVANLLFLEAPAGVGFSYSNRSSDLLDTGDIRTAKDSLEFLVRWMNRFPRYKHHQVYLTGESYAGHYVPQLAREIMMYNKKSKHPINLKGIMVGNAVTDNYYDNLGTVTYWWSHAMISDKTYQQLINTCDFRRQKESDECESLYSYAMDQEFGNIDQYNIYAPPCNKSDGSTFTPQSIRLPHRPHKILRQLSGYDPCTEKYAEIYYNRPDVQKALHANLTKIPYKWTACSELLNRNWNDTEVSILPIYKQMIAGGLRVWVFSDLKWGHRLSCASYCNKIRPCTA
- the LOC110659340 gene encoding serine carboxypeptidase-like 25 isoform X1; this translates as MVMAERQILVIPTVVFVLLAVVFSSAICHAVNTAAKAEEEADRIGSLPGQPKVSFQQFSGYVTVEEVAGRALFYWLTEAAVDPLSKPLVVWLNGGPGCSSVAYGASEEIGPFRINKTASGLYLNKFSWNTVANLLFLEAPAGVGFSYSNRSSDLLDTGDIRTAKDSLEFLVRWMNRFPRYKHHQVYLTGESYAGHYVPQLAREIMMYNKKSKHPINLKGIMVGNAVTDNYYDNLGTVTYWWSHAMISDKTYQQLINTCDFRRQKESDECESLYSYAMDQEFGNIDQYNIYAPPCNKSDGSTFTPQSIRLPHRPHKILRQLSGYDPCTEKYAEIYYNRPDVQKALHANLTKIPYKWTACSELLNRNWNDTEVSILPIYKQMIAGGLRVWVFSGDIDSVVPVTATRYALARLKLATKIPWYPWYVKKQVGGWTEVYAGLTFATVRGAGHEVPLFKPRAALQLFKSFLKGEPLPKS